Proteins encoded within one genomic window of Verrucomicrobiota bacterium:
- a CDS encoding VapC toxin family PIN domain ribonuclease yields MKFLLDVNTLVALFDEAHIHHFAAHAWFSQYGAHGWATCPITENGILRILSHPAYPNSPLPMAELADRLEEFKKASREHSFWSNDYSLSEWLSDKRLTIGSAHSTDAYLLNLCKRNKGVLATFDRRIKPSLIGEKSDGCLEYIPT; encoded by the coding sequence ATCAAGTTTCTGTTGGATGTAAATACCCTTGTGGCCCTCTTCGACGAGGCTCACATCCACCATTTTGCAGCCCATGCATGGTTTTCTCAATACGGAGCCCATGGATGGGCCACATGCCCGATTACAGAGAATGGAATATTGAGAATCCTCTCACATCCCGCCTATCCGAACTCTCCACTCCCGATGGCGGAACTGGCCGACCGCCTTGAGGAATTCAAGAAGGCATCAAGGGAGCACTCCTTCTGGAGCAATGATTACTCATTGTCCGAATGGCTTTCTGATAAGAGGCTAACAATTGGATCTGCTCATTCCACGGATGCTTACCTACTAAACCTTTGTAAGAGAAACAAAGGGGTGCTTGCCACCTTTGACCGTCGCATCAAGCCCTCACTTATTGGAGAAAAATCAGATGGATGTTTGGAATACATTCCTACTTAA
- a CDS encoding antitoxin: MTRTQIQLPEPLFLQIKRIASARDWSVAELIRRGMEAYVKTMPEAEPQKGSWSMPVLRGSGGHLMDPAKACSEANAIESRHLDHQ; this comes from the coding sequence ATGACCAGAACGCAAATCCAGCTTCCTGAGCCTCTCTTCCTTCAAATCAAGAGGATCGCGAGTGCCCGTGATTGGTCTGTCGCAGAGCTTATCCGACGCGGGATGGAAGCGTACGTGAAGACAATGCCGGAAGCCGAACCTCAGAAAGGAAGTTGGAGTATGCCCGTGCTTCGCGGGAGTGGGGGGCATCTTATGGATCCGGCAAAGGCCTGTTCCGAGGCTAATGCGATAGAGAGTCGCCATCTGGATCATCAATAA
- a CDS encoding type II toxin-antitoxin system VapC family toxin: MLSADTNLFVHAADPDSAQHSAARSFFDDIEYTDEEFVLCELVLVELYMLLRNPAVFARPYTALESASYCLELKKNPSWRCVDYDPAVSKKLWDYATETKAGYRHIIDARLAFTLQHHGVDRFATVNQKDFKGFGFKEVWNPLALGV, translated from the coding sequence ATGCTCTCCGCTGATACCAACCTCTTTGTTCATGCGGCCGATCCCGATTCAGCTCAGCATAGCGCGGCCAGGAGTTTCTTTGATGACATCGAGTACACGGACGAGGAGTTTGTACTCTGCGAGCTCGTTCTGGTTGAGCTCTACATGCTTCTACGCAACCCGGCTGTCTTTGCGAGACCCTATACCGCGCTAGAGTCCGCTTCCTACTGTCTTGAGCTGAAGAAGAATCCATCCTGGAGGTGCGTCGATTACGATCCCGCTGTTTCAAAGAAGCTTTGGGACTACGCGACTGAGACCAAGGCCGGCTATAGACACATCATCGATGCACGCTTGGCCTTCACTCTCCAACATCATGGAGTGGATCGATTTGCCACCGTAAACCAAAAAGATTTCAAGGGATTTGGCTTCAAGGAAGTTTGGAACCCCTTGGCACTTGGAGTTTGA